tctaaatttttaaaaatctttatatttAGCCGtggtatatatataaacatcTATTCCAAAGCCGCAGCGCATTGTTTAGTGTATTCAATCATTCCCCCAGAGTAAGATCATGATTATGTATAACAATTCAATTTCGAATCCATTGTATCCTAAGAAAATAAGCCCTTTTGATAACAAACCCTTCTTTCATTAATCAAAATACTACTTAATTATACTTGAATTCTATAAAAAGTTACCAATCAAACACTGTTGCTGTGCCGATTAGCTTTCTTACATGGTTGGTAACCCCCAAATAAACGATCAGTATAGATATCTCCTAATGTCATAAACCATGAATAATATACACTTATATTGTTCAATATTatgattaaaaatgtgaatatcACGCATCTTTCGCTGCAAACAATGACCGTACAACTCCCCAAAACTTAAAAGAATAAGTCTTTGGACAATAGCGACATTGCTGGGACGTAATTATGGTTGATGAGAAAGCTGGTTCGTATTATCCTCAACATTTTGTAGCGATCCATGCATGCATGGGGGAGATTGTTCGATCATCAAAAAAAACTTTCTAACGCGGCTTCGTCAGCGCTATTAGCTATTTCATGTTATTTCTAATGATGTGTAATGACGTGTGGTAGTACAGTTTTGAAAAGGGGGACATGCCTGAACTATGCATGGCGAGCTTTCATGCTCGAAATGCGACAATGGGCGTTGTTTTGTTgcagttttgattaaaaaaaaacttccaagGTCTCGGTTTCATCTCATCTGATTTTATCCTCTGTCGAAGATGAATGTGGGTAGGGAACCATCATTAGGAGTCCCAATTATGAAGAAACAATGCGCAATAAAGAAGAGATGAAACTTTGAACATGTACAATGAGACAATAAGAAGACAAAGAAGCAACATAAAAAGATACGATACTCAGCAATGCTACAGTCCACGGAATTTCCGTAGTACAGTCACACCGAagaaactgactccaaaccgaccgatggcaTGTCATTGGATATAACCCATTATCTTTGGTCGGTATATGGAGTCGGTTTCACGAGTGTGAGTTGTCATTAAAATTCTCACTGATTGTTTGATATGTTATCGTCTTCAATTTAGTCTTTAAATTGGGCAGAGACAAAGATAGATCGTGATTAGATTTCCATAACGAACCAACAacaagaaatttgatttttaactaATAAATCCATAATGgatgtaatatttcatgaacTTGATGCGAAACAGTCAATCCCCACTAATTGGAGTTTTAttgtctttattttgttctttaaacTGGgcaaaaataaagatagatCATGATTAGATTTCCATAATAAATCAATAccaataaattagattttttaagAGTAAATCCATAATGGATGTAATATTCAATGAATATGCGAAACAGTAAATCCTCACTGTAGATACATTATTGTCTTTATCTTATTCTTTAAATTTGGCAAAGATAACGATAGATTATGATTTGATTTCCACATAAACCAATAACAATAATTTGAAACGTTTTAACGAAAAGATCCATAATGGgtgaaatatttcatgaatatgcGATAATGCCAAACAGTAAATCCTCACTAACTGTAGATAAATATTGTTgcctttattttattctttaaattgggaaaatataaagaaatatgacCACAAGATTTCCATATACAGATATAAACCAATAACAATATACATTAGATGTTTTGACGAAGATATCCATAATGGATGTAATATTCAATGAATTTGCGAAACACTGTCAGGATCACACTTTTTCACAATATTGACTAAGGTTTCGTGGTTCAGTGTTATAGCAAAAACTAGTTCTTGGTTCAAAACCTATGTAATAGGTCTACGTCCGTCCATGACATTTtacaagcacccccccccccccgatcgccAGGTTGATCGTCATTAAGAATTTGACATACGAATAAAGTCGGTTGTCTTTGggtagtttatatttttttgtaataaaactaGAAATATAACCCGTTGAATTGTGTTTTGTCGTTTAGACCCTCTATTTGTCACACTAACGTATGTATCTCCAAAAACTCACTGAACTCCATGAGGAAAAACAAGATGCTTGACAAAGAAAAGTGTAAGAAAAATGAGGAAAACAACATgaagaagaaacaaagaaaactgAAAAATGACTAACAGGTTGTTAGGGGGGTGGTTCGCAATAAAGTTGTGAACAATTTTCGATTATTCCCTAAAAGAACAGTTAATTTTATAAACTAATTTTCCTTGATTTGTCTTAAAAATAGTACACAAATCAAATTATGTATGTTAACGATTTGTCAAGTTGTGACGAATGTGTAATGATAATATTCCACTTttataatgcacttaatcatgtacatacagcgGAACGACATCGTGAAGACTCTAACATGTCTTACAGACGTACACCGGTCGTCGGCATGATCATGCCATGCTCACATACAATTATGCACTTTCTCCTCTCCCTGAGGAGCATTCCCACAAGAGTtcaaagactcaattgctaAGCATACTACATAGGCCTTTGCACCCCATTTAACACcttgatatatattttgaaggcttttgtaaatgattaaatttatttttgaatgtATAATGACTGCATTGGAAGATAGTACATTAAATTAAACGACAGATGGCGACGCCTTTTAAAGCAATGCGATATATTCACTGAAAGCCGTGATACCACGTCATAATGTAATAGCATACCGATGTATGAATACTTCATACCAACCAACTGTATAAAATGATATACCATAAATCTATTCGTTCATTATTATACGTCGCACAATTACACAATataatgacgatggtgatgatgatgatgataatgatgatgatgattatggtgttAATAGTGATAATggttaatcatgataataataataataataataatacgaataataataataataataataaccatcatcatcacagtgGTAATAGTGCAATAATGATACAacaatatataaaattatgtaatGATACGTGCAAACTTTCCAAATATAAATtgattacaaaataaatcactttgttattagtattttttttgtattattcccTACTAATTATCAACGGGGTTACCAAGGGGTGCAACCGTTTTGCCATTGGAGAATTATAGGAAAGATCATATGAAGATAACAGAAATAAAAAGCTGAAAGGAAGCTGCTTTAAGGGCAGTTGAGGCGGAAAATTATTAAAGATAGGCCAATATAGTTCCAAACTTTTATAGCAAGTTAAAAAGCAATACACTGAACTAAATTGGTCGTGTTGGGGGGGAATATAATGTTCCTTGTTCGTTGGATGAGGGCATTGATAGTGTAAAAAGAAATTTACTCAAATAAATATCAGTTTTTGTCGGGAAATATAATGTACAGACACCGAAATCCGAGCAAATGAGTGCTAAAGATATGACATTCATTTTAATAGCATCTTGCGGCCTATATGGAAAGTCTTTGAATATTCATAGTTATGctcatttcattattataatgaaatacaaataggACTGGATAGGGCATTTCATTCATGTGCTTATCCTTTGATATAAATCTAAAAGTTAATCTATATACGTCAATTGGCCACAAAGCATTGTCGGTATTCGGGATTTTAACTCGTAAATTTGCATTGTAATACTGCGCACAATAATACAATCATATATAACTGAAGGTTTCCGGCTATACACCGGCACGAAAAGTGGCAGGCGGGCGGTCGGGCCGCTGAGGCGAGACCGGCCTCCTACAAAATGCATGCCCGGTGAGTATTGTGCTGCGGAAGTGTATATACTTTTCTCATTACCCTCGCCGTATACAACGGCTTATAATGGAGAGTGAAATGCGAACACACTCCTGGGATTTGTGAGTTAACACATCGGCTCCCGGAAGTTGTGAAGTGTGTCTGTGCAGCGAGAAAGGGCTGCAAATTTTTCTCACTTCATCTTCTGATATGATAACCCAAACTCTGACCACAAATCTGAATTATGGACATACTaattaaaattcttaacaaacatttttgtctgatgaTCATCTACTCAACTATAAACTTCACCATGGTTTTTAGATAGCAGgttataaataattatcattttaaattgCGCATAGTCAATTAGGGATATCTtttcaagaacaaaaaaatatggttGGTTGTTATCTACAATAAGCAGTCGATCATTTTCTGCTCCATCTTAATTATACTCTCTCCTTTATCAATAATTATGAAGTCAATATGCCTTTTTTCAAATAAGTAAAATATGTGGTGTTtaatgaatgaaattgtaatCAATAGCATTATTTTCCCAATTAATCCTATAATCATGTTACAAGCACCATATATCAACGATTAATATGCATTCACTTAAAATACATTTCGATAAAGATGAAGTTCCTGACAACAAATCTATAATTTCAAACCGACTCGTATTTCAGAAACAGGCAATCAATGAAGATCACACTCGATGGCTTTTATATATTTCCATGTAATatacatgataataatgaatataaagtCATTTTATAAATCCGCTGAACATAAAACagttgcatttcagcatttttacGTCTACCATGTCTATACATAACAATGCATGATCTTTTAAAAGTAATATCCCATATTTGCGGCCTCTGTTCGTCTGTGTGTAATACATAtctataatttttaaaatccaaTATGTTACACTGCTGttcattaactttttttctGGATGCACGTTTGTTGCGGTCAATTTCAATATATTAacttagttttttttcttctaataagAACATCTTGTCATCCAGTGTATAATGTGTACAAAAACAGTACGTGAACATAATGGTTTACTCAGGGAATTGTTAACTGGTCTAATAATTGCCGATCAGATTATATCATGTTATTGTACATAGTTTTATCAGTGAATTGTTAGTGTCACTTCCAATCCCCTGGTCTCACTCATGTTCGTAATCACAGATATACAAATGATTTATAAACTTCAATATTTCATACTGTAGACGTTATACAGAAAGTGGAGAAGGGAAATGTGTACATTATAGAAGTGAGATTTGGTCAATCAGTTGAAGTTTGTACACTTACCTTTGTCGTAATCGTCTTTCGACTTCGAATCGTTGAGGTCATCTGATGATAGCGATCGTTTCAATGACGTCGTCTCACTATGCCTATCCTCGTCATCCACGTCGTCATCAATGTCCTTATCGTCTTTATCAGCACGCTGTAATGAGATATCACTGTGTCTGTAGTGGAATGCCGATCGCCTGTCGAATCCGTGAATTTCTGCCTCAGTTCTCGAGTTCGTTTCCCGCGTTTTGATATCGCCTAGGATGTCTCGTATGAGAAATGACGGGGGTGCAGCCACCGGGTTACGGACCGGTAAGGGGATCTGTAGGTTCGGCTGCGATAACATCGGGTGTCGGATGTGAGGGGGTAGTCCAAATTGATGAGAGGGATTCGAATCCAGGGTCTTGCCAAGGAACAGTTCTGACCCAGCGTCGTGCTTGGATCGTATGTGATTGAAagtgttattgttgttgttgaggttgaggtgatggtggtggtggtggatgtGTTTGTGTTGCCGGTGTGGTAAGTGGTGGGTGGTTGCTGGCGAGAACCCGACGTGTGTTGGTGCAGCCGTGGGAGAGGGCGGCACCGAGCCGGCGTCGCTGCTGCTGCTGTGCGCAGGGCTGGCGGGGCAAGAGTTCGGCGAAGGGGCTGGCGAGCTGCAGCGTGAGCACTCGTCCCGGGTCGAGTTGCTATTATTGTTGTTCAGATTTCCTGTTGTGGGGCTTGCCAGAGGCATGGCGATTGCGGTATTCCCGTTGTGTTTCAGTCCCGGTGAAGTTGCTGCTAAATTCTCCCGGAGTGGCGACTCCGCAGATGATTCCATTGGATCAGGCAGCATTTATTGTTGCCTAAATGAAAATGAGACGACGTGCTCACTGGCTTCTGATATCCAAAGATAACCAAATTCAAAGCCAAATGCTGCTTTTCCAGAGATTCATCGGCGTAAAgcctgaaaaaataaaaagaaacagaagATAAATACTTATTAGAAtataatcacaaaatatttcatacaattgaTAATTTGACACATCTTCATTGTccaatgatatttaaaaaaaacggcTCTACAAATGTAATAGGCACGACCCTCGTTTATACTAGTTATTATCAATCAGAGCAAACAAATCTCATGAAAGCATATTGTTCTTATTCGCTTACCAATCAGATAAGGTGTCGTTGTTTTTTGCTTTAGGAAATCAAATGAAGTCAACAAGAACATAAAAACATTGCGTGAATATAACATAACAACGTTGAAATTCATTTCACAATCAGTGTGCTTTAGTAATGTAAGTGATTAATGATTTTTAACTCACCGTTTAAATTCGAAGCGATGTTCTCGGACAGATGGCGAAAGGGCAGACGATTGTTGGCAAGCTTTCAGCTTCTCAGTGGTTCCAAGAACGTCACGAAAGAATCCCTGCCAACCACTAGTATGAGTATACCTCtcagaggaaaaaaaaaccaagtatGGTGTGATGGTGGGACTGGATTGACGAGAGGGCGCCCGGGTCTTTCCGTGGCTTGCGGCAGTGTTATGGAAGGGTTCCACGCGTCGTATACCTTTATCCGCGAATTAGTGGGCGTTGCATTCAATTATCCCCAGTGCAGCAGACGATTGCGTACATCGTTATGAGCTTCGATCACGATACGATTGAGAAGATCAATGCTTCGATACTTGAAGAAGCGGGCGATGTTGGAGTGGGAGAGTGAGAGAGTCGGTGTCGAAAGGCTTTAGTCTTAATGTGTGCCAGGCTGCAGCGATTGGATGCAGGGGGTGTGACGATGGTGATGGCGATAATTCAAATGATAATTCTTGGGAATTAATGAGAGATGGGAGTAGGATGAGGAATTGGTTTGAAAGATGAGGGGTTTTGGGCTGGGTTGCGGGTCCGTCCGGCTCACTCCAAGTGACCTCAAGGTAAGGTGTCGCAAATTATGATTGTACGAGGCGGTGGTCTGTGTCATACGAAGAGAGAGTGGATCGTTATACCGAAAAAGCTATTCACTCCAATCATTGCTTCTCTTATTAATCCCTTTACGATAATACCCGAAGTGGACGAGTCTAGGTCCCTTTCAAAATATCTACCACTCCTCTATTGTGTATGCAGCCATGCTATAGTGTAAACAGCAGAGACATATTGCCCCTTGCATCGATAGCTGTCATCCGTATCAATCATAGAGCTGATTACTTTTTGACGAGCTCGGTATTCGATTGGTCGAGTGCTACTGGTCATGCATATGCAAGAGCTGCCATCTGGTGTTGCCATTGGCCGACTGAGCAAGGAGCGGGCGGGGCGCTGTTACTCTCGTCCAATGATCAATGGACGGCGTAGCTATTGTTGACTGGTTTATTGTCCGAGGATCGGGGTGCACACGGCAAGGGAGGCTGGGACGAGCTTCGGTGTAGGCTGGCAGGCGTAAAACGAAGAGGGATCACAATCCAGGATTATAACTGTAATTAGAATTAAACGAGAGCGATTGCAAGCCTTTCGTACTGGCAAATGATATGTTTTAAGCCCCGCAGAGATGACTGACGTCCCCGGCGCTTCCCCGCTCGTTCTATCCAATGCCTCGCTAAAAAAGGTATAAAGCAACACTACACGAACAGATTTCGGCATCCCGCCCATGCCCCCACCTCCCTATCTCTCACTTCGCAGTATTTCGAATTATTTGGATCATTTCGAAACATATGGCCGAAAGTTGGAATAAAGCTGGTCTCAGACAGATTTTCACGGATTATGGGTGTCTTACAAAGCTCTTATGATTGATCTGTTTGATTGGGCACTCATcgtaacttttaaaaaatgattatgaattTTAAATTGTCCCCTCGAAGCAGCATGGGGGCCCACATCGAGTCACCCTCGCTGGTTTTTAATCCGCATTAATGTCATAATGGCAGACTGATTCGTAATAAGTGAATGGGGCGGTTGATGGAATAACGATATCGAAAATTGGAAAAACCACAATAGACTTTTTATTTCAGTCGACCAAAATAATGACCGGCTCATAaacttgaatattttttaatcattaatttTCTCCACACCCCCCTGAATCTTGACTGCTCGTACCCCATGCTAAGTTTTCTAAATAGCCTTctgcttgaaaaaaaagaggCAATAACTACGGTATTTTGTTCGTTTAAGTCGCAATTATGAAAATTAAGATTTGGGCAGTTTGTCAGGGAACCTTGCTTTTAAAATGGAACATATACTAATAAAAATTGAGTTTTCCACGAATAATATTATTCCAGATACAAGTAGTTGACGTGTTTTGCTCGCTAATTTCAACATTGCACGCGTTCCGTTGtttcttttctcccccccccccgggcttatTCTCATTGCTTAATTCTGTATCAATCCCTTTCCATTTCGAATCTGACGGAAAATCTATTTAGGTCTACTTGAAAAAAACTGAGGCACTGACACAGCATTGTATTGGTGCATTAGTCTGCTCTATATCATAAATAGTTCTCTATGTTgcgtgacacgacatttgctcctgcgacagaCACGACATTTCCTCCTGCGATATTTGCTCTGGTCTTGATATCTCAGAGAGCatagtgggttaaggttaggattatgatcgattttttttgttcagaataatgtaaagataaggtttatttagttttggaggttagattttagtatgtttggcttaacgtgcagattttccagcggagcaattgtcgccgaaGCACATCTCATGGAACGCTATGTTGTGACAGTTCCGTTCTCTCTGAGATTACAAtttgaatacccccccccctctctctctcttcgaGTTCCCTCCTATATAGCCACCGTATCCTCCCATTCCTACCTATCCATCCCTTCAAAATTCCCTCCCTCtccctcaaccccccccccccccttcatcccAGCTACTCAATATTCTCCCTTTTCATATATAAAGTGTATCGTTGCCTAATAGTGAATACAGAATCGTAGGTGAAAGGGGGGTAATTTCGTCGATAAAACGAGTATCGAGGCTTTACACAAACCATTTCAATTGTCTTGTTCTTAAACGTTTTGTATTGTCGTATGAGGCTTTTGCTGTGACCAATAACCAAACACGAGGAAATAAAATAGATCTCTTTAGACTTAGAGAACAGATCATTACGACTCTGGAGGAGGGACAATGCAACAAATAACGGTTATGTGGTTGGTTTTGTAACCTGTAATTATAACCCTTAAATGACTAGCAATAAAGAGGTCAAGATGCAGGCGATGTACTATTGTCAATGCATGCTGTTATGTGTTACTACTCAGTGTGTAATAGCAATTGTACTTCTTAACTACTATTTTTGTCCGGGTTTATTTATCGTGGTTTACGAAAGCAGATAATTGCCAAGGTGTATTATGAGTTAGACCGAGTAttaagggagagaaagaggggggggcaGGGCAGAAAGACAATAataaagaaggaggagaaggagaagaagaaggagaagaagaaggaggagaagaagaagaggaagaagaagaagaaggaggaaactcggaagaagaagaagaagaagaagaagacaacgCAAATCATGCAATCTGATCCACTGTATGGATTGTTCGTCAAttgttttaaaatcaaatcaaatgttttTACATTGTAAAGCACTGTTCGATTTCCTGTATTTTATTGTCTAAACAATTTaccttttctgtttttatttatatgatTTGATTATATTTCTAAAGTTTTAACAATATCCATCACTTATAATGAAGAAGGATGTATCCAATAGGTATACAACTTAGACAAGGTGATTAATtttgctgttaccatggttactgtgAAAGAAGAATATAAGAAAAAGATTTAGGAAATGACTTTTTAGAATAGTAATATAGTAGAAGCGCACAATTATAATGGGGATATATAGACTTGGATGAATTCATGTTCCCATCGGGTTAAATTGTTAAcgacaaaacaaatgaaaaaaaagtgatgaatCTTCCATTTATAATTAGGCTTCATCCTTGCATGACATTTGGATTAATCGAGCACCGAAGTTCGTTTATTTCAATCGTTTTGAAACATTTTGTTGACGTCTACAGTTCGTGTTAGCacagttatgaaaaaatatatatatagtggcAATCAGACTGTATATCTCCCATTCTATCTGAGCCGACATCAGCGATGTGTAAATGTTAATACCATTGCTCTAAAATTATTCTAGCACCTCGGTTTCAATGCTTAAaagaattcaattcattttctccCCAACAAGCGCCAGTTTTTTTAAAAGGTCCGTTGCCTTTTTCAATTTCACCCCTTTCCGAGCTAGCGCCTTTTGAGGCTCACCCTCAGACGAGCGTTCGCACTGCTGCAACTGCCATTTTGAATGAACGTCGAGAGCAAAAAGTGTGCCCTGCGCGCTTGCTTTTAATAGCGTGTAAGTTGGCGATTGTGTTGCGCACCGCTGGGACAGCGGATACTGACATAGACCGCGTTAATGAGAAAGGTGTCGTCAGTCATAGAGATAAATGGAACGCGAAATGTGGATAGGGCCGTGTATAAGCGAAGTATTTGAGAAGGTGTCAATCGTTTTCGACGGAATGATGATTGCATTTCGATTTATATATCGAGTCAGTTTGATCACTTTTTGAGCACCTTCGCCCCAGCTAGCTCGCGATTGAGGGTAAACACATTCGCTTTAATAGTCAAAGAAAGGCAGTGTATTCGTTGGATTTAAATTTATACATGCTAAATGCAAGCTACAACATTGTAGACATTTGaattaaacatgaaaatgaactCGTGACGGTaacatttattcattatttcatttatttttttaacgaaTGAAACATATTACATGTTAAATGGGATAGATGcgaggagagagaagagagaaaaggatGGAGAGGGGAAGGGGGAACAACGAcggaaatattaaatattatttacaatattaataatattaagtCTATTATGTATTAATAGAATTATCATCAGggtttatttctattatttattgATGTagctatatatacatatatatatatatatatatatatatatatatatatatatatatatatatatatatatatatatatatatatatatatatatatatatatatatgtatgtatacttctttctatattttgtgTTTAGACTGTGGGAGGGGGCTTGTATTTCCGACATATTcttttggtttatttttcaGACCATTCCCCCTTGGAAGAGCTAGGTGTAAATATATTTCTTACCGTGACTTGCACCTGATTTTATCGGCCAAATTGCTGGTTTAACATCACGGGATGGTATTCTAATTTCCTGTCATTTGTGATAAAAAGAGGACTCTCCAAAAACGAAGACGAGCCAAAGCTAAGCGACACTTTAGTGAATTACGGAGGTATGATGATGTAAGCGAGCAAAAGTGCATCGAAGTTGGCGATTAAAGGTTAGGGAAAGACAAATGTACGGTGGCTTTAAAGGCGACAGATAACACGAAGTTATTAGTTTAACGTTTGGCAAACTTAATTGGCTCCGCGCATGAATGGTCCTGATTCAAGCGAGCAAGAGCCAGAGCACagaccctcatcatcatcatcatctacatcgGGGACTGGTAGAGAGGAAGCTTTCTCCATTGACGGAAAAAGATACAGAAAGGGACAAGTTAGGGGTGCAGAGAGGGGGCGAAAAGGGTATATTAGACCGAGTCAATACTCCCCtgtgtacactgcaaaaatgctggtgttaatttaacaccagcctggtatctatatcagtccacaccagagagatgttcaaacaacaccggtttggcgttaggctaacacgaatttggcattttagcaacaccaattagtgtttaaccaatatcggtttgattcttaactggtgttgtttcaacgcttctctggtgt
Above is a window of Lytechinus pictus isolate F3 Inbred chromosome 15, Lp3.0, whole genome shotgun sequence DNA encoding:
- the LOC129278335 gene encoding GATA zinc finger domain-containing protein 11-like — protein: MLPDPMESSAESPLRENLAATSPGLKHNGNTAIAMPLASPTTGNLNNNNSNSTRDECSRCSSPAPSPNSCPASPAHSSSSDAGSVPPSPTAAPTHVGFSPATTHHLPHRQHKHIHHHHHHLNLNNNNNTFNHIRSKHDAGSELFLGKTLDSNPSHQFGLPPHIRHPMLSQPNLQIPLPVRNPVAAPPSFLIRDILGDIKTRETNSRTEAEIHGFDRRSAFHYRHSDISLQRADKDDKDIDDDVDDEDRHSETTSLKRSLSSDDLNDSKSKDDYDKGKCTNFN